The following coding sequences are from one Euwallacea similis isolate ESF13 chromosome 27, ESF131.1, whole genome shotgun sequence window:
- the ari-2 gene encoding potential E3 ubiquitin-protein ligase ariadne-2, with protein MATSQTNESDMDCSDNEDCYEDYNDYYNDDNSDVEQIDPSKTDPEYFEYKCLSEEEVERLLNETVESLSNRLVISPSLAKVLLHSHLWNTNIVIHKYKENPQQTLIWAKIDPPLPAKNIIFTSTYMACPVCITTQSIDKFFHLSCAHMFCKDCWTTHFEVQVSQGTSTAISCMARDCAILAPEDFVLKHLQHKTSIREKYQHFTFQDYVKSHPQLRFCPGPNCSIIVHSSEIKAKRVLCQQCKTAFCFRCGCDYHAPTDCQVIKKWLTKCADDSETANYISAHTKDCPKCHICIEKNGGCNHMQCYNCKYDFCWMCLGDWKSHGSEYYECSRYRENPNIAHESVHAQAREALKKYLHYYERWENHSKSLKLEEQTLEKLRARINQKVMSGLGTWIDWQYLFTAANLLAKCRYTLQYTYPFAYYMDPGPRKELFEYQQAQLEAEIENLSWKIERAETTDRGDLENQMDIAEKRRTTLLKDFLDV; from the exons ATGGCTACCTCACAAACTAATGAATCCGACATGGACTGTTCTGATAATGAGGATTGTTATGAAGACTATAATGATTATTATAACGATGACAATAGCGACGTTGAGCAAATAGATCCCTCTAAAACTGATCCAGAGTATTTCGAATACAAGTGCCTCTCTGAGGAAGAAGTGGAGCgtcttttaaatgaaactgtTGAAAGTTTGAGTAATCGCCTTGTTATAAGTCCTTCTTTAGCCAAA GTTCTATTACATAGTCACCTCTGGAATACAAACATAGTTATCCATAAATATAAGGAAAACCCACAGCAAACTTTAATATGGGCTAAAATTGACCCCCCATTGCCTGCAAAGAACATTATATTTACGTCTACTTACATGGCTTGCCCAGTATGCATCACTACTCAAAGCatagataaattttttcatttgtcaTGTGCACACATGTTTTGCAAGGATTGCTGGACTACCCATTTTGAAGTTCAAGTCAGCCAG GGCACCTCAACTGCTATAAGCTGCATGGCAAGGGATTGTGCAATTCTGGCTCCTGAAGATTTTGTATTAAAGCACCTTCAACATAAAACAAGCATCCGAGAGAAATACCAGCATTTTACTTTTCAAGATTATGTGAAATCTCACCCTCAACTAAGGTTTTGCCCTGGTCCAAATTGTTCCATTATTGTTCACAGTAGcgaaataaaagcaaaaagaGTCTTGTGTCAACAGTGTAAGACTGCTTTTTGTTTTAG ATGTGGGTGTGACTATCATGCACCAACAGATTgtcaagtaattaaaaaatggttgaCAAAATGTGCTGATGACAGTGAAACAGCTAATTACATCAGTGCTCATACCAAAGACTGCCCAAAGTGCCACATAtgcatagaaaaaaatggaggCTGCAATCACATGCAATGTTATAACTGCAAGTATGATTTTTGTTGGATGTGTCTAGGGGATTGGAAATCCCATGGATCTGAATATTATGAATGCTCGAGATATAGGGAAAATCCCAATATTGCCCATGAATCTGTGCATGCACAGGCAAGGGAAGCtttgaaaaagtatttacattattatgaAAGATGGGaaaaccactcaaaatctCTAAAGCTGGAAGAACAGACCTTGGAAAAGCTTAGGGCTAGAATAAACCAGAAAGTAATGTCTGGTTTAG GCACATGGATAGATtggcaatatttatttactgcAGCCAACTTGTTGGCAAAATGCCGTTACACTTTGCAATACACATATCCATTTGCCTATTATATGGATCCTGGCCCAAGGAAAGAGTTGTTTGAGTATCAACAAGCACAACTGGAGgccgaaattgaaaatttgagcTGGAAAATAGAAAGAGCTGAAACGACCGATAGAGGAGACTTGGAAAACCAGATGGATATTGCAGAGAAACGACGAACCACTCTTTTGAAAGACTTTTTAGACgtgtga
- the sstn gene encoding uncharacterized protein sstn, whose amino-acid sequence MALLEDGLAIASTSSETKPEKMVSPNTNSVARKIILEEKKRHIEEKLAKCNQELKALCIQEAELTGITPPEMPLEIGETPPTIRRKVETAFQFNESLLNFNDTNKDRQKITDLELEIQLHMKMMDAALGLANAGNISKTVKRRHRAQYQKHKEQLTILEEELAVLKEKAASEQLKPKKKSRVSESQDDNMSVMTLEPYTLKQEHRHSQLSSKSSNSMLSPTDTYPEARYPSTSKQYRNSENPQFDYPRSEDLSSGFYRLSVNGYNDYIDRQETYCYQSRFGYNYPHPSYNQAIHSPSSISQSPQISQHSPHVLQSNQYLPHYSQHSPISQHSPISQHSPQARREVLHLSHSPVSQHSLATQRISQQYPQLRQSSPTGNQGNVQYYPSHTIYGEPMYNRSVMETSGYRNTVDVGSFPTSIQPHQQYENNGMNSGLGGCWKKSESGQMHWVYSSNTLDGSWQRDKRFGSLDRRKNKRVQRKISPVDSKSATLAIVSTQSDQSQTTFVKPSQVTNRRSQDHRQLVRTQSLGSVGQTIDSVYPSDDTSSCESDSRSFKDIRAVRKQKEKEWLETSLDGPISPTHSVISSSHSIVSANLASEDKYLTRTPPPPPLPQHSPSMPMHSQNFPSHLVQHVPHHLSNIHSPLVQSPLSIKPPLEIPAESRPSPRVAPEAPNMELLNNNIPKNCTVVQAGIVKPYHEESKPFEMSDFYKYSTKFNKSPQKETGKGTSGGLASQRNLSDGFQEEVNHRYPVKMHFLHHRESTTSTTTSNLNNSLDLTQITVSEHFSEEMNAWYQDRESLENNNPRAENRSGATLV is encoded by the exons ATGG CACTCTTAGAGGATGGATTGGCAATAGCTTCTACCTCGAGTGAAACAAAACCAGAAAAAATGGTGTCACCTAACACCAATAGTGTTGCTAGAAAAATTAtacttgaagaaaaaaaacgcCACATAGAAGAGAAATTGGCAAAATGCAACCAAGAACTAAAAGCCTTATGCATCCAG GAGGCAGAACTAACTGGCATTACTCCTCCAGAAATGCCCCTGGAAATAGGAGAAACCCCTCCTACTATTAGACGAAAAGTAGAAACAGCTTTCCAGTTTAatgaaagtttattaaattttaatgacaCTAACAAGGACAGACAAAAGATTACTGATTTGGAATTAGAAATTCAGCTTCATATGAAAATGATGGATGCAGCTCTGGGTTTAGCAAATGCAGGAAATATTAGTAAG acTGTAAAACGGCGGCATAGAGCTCAATACCAGAAGCATAAAGAACAATTAACAATTCTTGAAGAAGAGCTGGCTGTTTTGAAGGAAAAGGCAGCATCTGAACAACTAAAACCTAAGAAAAAATCTAGGGTTTCTGAATCACAAGATGATAACATGTCTGTCATGACACTAGAGCCTTACACACTAAAGCAGGAACACAGACATAGTCAGTTGTCAAGTAAATCCAGTAATTCCATGTTGAGCCCAACAGATACCTATCCAGAGGCCAGATATCCAAGCACATCCAAACAATATAGAAATTCGGAGAACCCTCAATTTGATTATCCAAGATCTGAAGACCTGTCATCTGGGTTTTATCGATTAAGTGTGAATGGATACAATGACTATATTGACAG GCAAGAGACTTACTGCTACCAGTCCCGCTTTGGATATAATTATCCACATCCTTCTTATAACCAAGCTATACACAGCCCCTCATCTATCTCGCAAAGTCCTCAAATATCACAACATAGCCCCCATGTATTACAAAGCAATCAATACCTACCCCATTATTCCCAGCATAGTCCTATTTCACAGCACAGCCCCATATCTCAGCATAGCCCTCAAGCTCGTAGAGAAGTTCTCCATTTGTCACACAGCCCTGTATCTCAACATAGCCTGGCCACACAAAGAATAAGTCAACAGTATCCCCAACTACGTCAATCTAGTCCTACAGGAAACCAAGGAAATGTCCAATATTATCCTTCTCACACTATTTATGGGGAACCTATGTACAATCGATCTGTTATGGAAACTAGTGGATATAGAAATACTGTGGATGTAGGCTCATTTCCTACTTCCATTCAACCTCACCAGCAATACGAAAATAATGGTATGAATTCTGGGTTGGGCGGTTGCTGGAAAAAGTCTGAGTCAGGACAGATGCATTGGGTGTACTCTTCTAACACTTTGGATGGCAGCTGGCAAAGAGACAAAAG GTTTGGAAGTTtagatagaagaaaaaacaaaagagtTCAACGGAAAATTTCTCCAGTGGACAGCAAATCTGCTACTCTTGCCATAGTATCGACGCAGAGTGATCAAAGCCAGACTACCTTTGTTAAACCCTCTCAA GTAACAAACAGGAGGTCTCAAGATCATAGACAATTGGTGCGAACCCAATCTTTAGGCAGTGTAGGTCAGACTATTGATAGTGTTTATCCGAGTGATGACACTTCCTCATGTGAAAGCGACAGTCGCAGCTTTAAGGACATTCGGGCTGTTCGAAAGCAGAAAGAAAAAGAATG GTTGGAAACTTCTTTAGATGGCCCTATATCACCAACTCATTCAGTTATTTCGTCATCACATTCAATCGTATCGGCAAACCTCGCCTCAGAGGATAAGTACCTGACTCGCACCCCTCCTCCTCCACCCCTTCCTCAGCATTCCCCTTCTATGCCCATGCACAGTCAAAATTTCCCCTCTCACCTTGTACAACATGTTCCCCACCATTTATCAAACATTCACTCACCACTCGTTCAAAGTCCCTTGTCCATAAAACCTCCTTTGGAAATACCTGCCGAATCCCGTCCGTCTCCTAGGGTGGCACCTGAGGCTCCGAACatggaattattaaataataatatacctAAGAATTGCACTGTTGTACAAGCTGGGATTGTCAAGCCATACCATGAGGAGTCGAAACCATTTGAGATGTCCGATTTCTATAAGTATTctacaaaattcaataagtCTCCTCAAAAGGAGACTGGAAAGGGCACTTCAGGCGGGCTTGCAAGTCAGAGGAATTTGAGTGACGGGTTTCAAGAGGAGGTTAATCATCGGTATCCTGTTAAGATGCATTTTCTGCAtcatag AGAATCTACCACCTCGACGACAACATCTAATTTAAACAACAGTCTTGATCTCACCCAAATAACAGTTTCCGAACATTTTTCTGAAGAAATGAATGCGTGGTATCAGGACCGGGAGAgcctggaaaataataatccgaGGGCGGAAAATCGCTCTGGAGCCACTCTCGTTTAG
- the LOC136417307 gene encoding elongation factor 1-alpha translates to MGKEKVHINIVVIGHVDSGKSTTTGHLIYKCGGIDKRTIEKFEKEAQEMGKGSFKYAWVLDKLKAERERGITIDIALWKFETAKYYVTIIDAPGHRDFIKNMITGTSQADCAVLIVAAGTGEFEAGISKNGQTREHALLAFTLGVRQLIVGVNKMDSTEPPYSESRFEEIKKEVSSYIKKIGYNPAAVVFVPISGWHGDNMLEPSTKMPWFKGWSIERKEGKAEGKTLIDALDAILPPSRPTDKPLRLPLQDVYKIGGIGTVPVGRVETGVLKPGMVVVFAPANITTEVKSVEMHHEALQEAVPGDNVGFNVKNVSVKELRRGYVAGDSKNNPPKGAADFLAQVIVLNHPGQISNGYTPVLDCHTAHIACKFAEIQQKVDRRSGKAVEENPKAIKSGDAAIVTLVPTKPMCVESFQEFPPLGRFAVRDMRQTVAVGVIKSVNFKEGGAGKVTKAAEKAAKTKK, encoded by the exons ATGGGTAAAGAAAAGGTTCATATTAACATTGTAGTAATCGGTCACGTAGATTCTGGTAAATCTACAACCACTGGCCATTTGATTTACAAATGCGGTGGTATCGACAAACGTACCATCGAAAAATTCGAGAAAGAAGCCCAAGAAATGGGCAAAGGTTCCTTCAAATATGCCTGGGTATTGGATAAATTGAAGGCTGAGCGTGAGCGTGGTATCACCATTGACATTGCCCTATGGAAATTCGAAACTGCAAAGTACTATGTAACCATCATTGATGCCCCTGGACACAGAGATTTCATCAAGAACATGATCACTGGAACATCCCAAGCTGATTGTGCTGTGCTAATCGTAGCTGCTGGTACTGGTGAATTTGAAGCTGGTATCTCGAAAAATGGACAGACCAGAGAACATGCTCTTCTCGCCTTTACTCTTGGAGTAAGACAACTTATTGTCGGTGTCAACAAAATGGATTCCACCGAACCGCCCTACAGCGAGTCTcgatttgaagaaattaaaaaggaaGTCTCTTCATATATCAAGAAGATTGGTTACAATCCAGCTGCTGTTGTTTTTGTGCCTATTTCTGGTTGGCATGGAGACAACATGTTGGAACCATCTACCAAGATGCCATGGTTCAAGGGATGGTCCATTGAACGTAAAGAAGGAAAGGCAGAAGGCAAGACCCTCATTGATGCTTTGGACGCTATTCTCCCACCTAGTCGCCCAACTGACAAACCTCTTCGTTTGCCATTGCAG GATGTTTACAAAATTGGTGGTATTGGAACAGTACCCGTCGGTCGTGTTGAAACTGGTGTACTCAAGCCTGGTATGGTTGTGGTGTTTGCTCCTGCCAACATCACCACTGAAGTAAAGTCTGTCGAAATGCACCACGAAGCCTTACAAGAGGCTGTTCCTGGTGACAATGTTGGCTTCAACGTCAAGAACGTCTCTGTCAAGGAATTGCGTCGTGGTTACGTCGCGGGTGACTCTAAGAACAATCCTCCCAAAGGAGCTGCTGACTTCTTGGCACAGGTTATTGTACTCAATCACCCTGGTCAAATCTCAAATGGCTACACCCCTGTATTGGATTGTCATACTGCCCACATTGCATGCAAATTTGCTGAAATTCAACAGAAAGTCGACCGTCGTTCTGGTAAAGCAGTAGAAGAAAACCCCAAAGCCATCAAATCTGGAGATGCTGCCATTGTTACATTGGTGCCCACCAAACCAATGTGCGTCGAATCCTTCCAAGAATTCCCACCGCTTGGGCGTTTTGCTGTCCGTGACATGAGGCAAACTGTCGCTGTAGGAGTTATTAAGAGCGTTAACTTCAAGGAAGGTGGTGCTGGCAAAGTCACGAAAGCTGCAGAAAAGGCAGCCAAGACCAAGAAGTAG